The Flavobacterium piscisymbiosum genome includes a region encoding these proteins:
- a CDS encoding dipeptidase translates to MENIKSYVQQHKDRFINELIELLKIPSVSADTAYSQDVIDTAEAVKESLSKAGCDLVEICDTPGYPIIYGEKIIDPNLPTVLVYGHYDVQPPDPIELWTSPPFEPVIKKTEIHPEGAIFARGACDDKGQMYMHVKALELMVQTNTLPCNVKFMIEGEEEVGSASLAWFVERNQEKLKNDVILISDTGMISNQQPSITTGLRGLSYVEVEVTGPNRDLHSGLYGGAVANPINVLAKMIASLHDEDNHITIPGFYDKVQELSAEERAEMAKAPFSLEKYKKALDLNDVYGEKGYVTNERNSIRPTLDVNGIWGGYQGEGAKTVIASKAFAKISMRLVPNQDWHEITELFTKHFTSIAPSGVTVKVTPHHGGQGYVTPIDSIGYKAANKAYTETFGVPAIPVRSGGSIPIVALFEKELKSKTILMGFGLDSDAIHSPNEHFGIFNFLKGIETIPLFYKYFVELSK, encoded by the coding sequence ATGGAAAATATTAAGTCCTACGTTCAACAACATAAAGATCGCTTTATCAATGAGTTGATCGAATTATTAAAAATTCCGTCGGTAAGTGCCGACACTGCATATTCGCAAGATGTTATCGATACTGCCGAGGCCGTAAAGGAAAGTTTATCAAAAGCAGGCTGTGATTTAGTCGAAATTTGCGATACTCCGGGGTATCCAATTATATATGGAGAGAAAATAATCGACCCAAATTTACCAACAGTTCTTGTTTACGGACATTATGATGTTCAACCACCAGATCCAATCGAATTATGGACATCGCCACCATTCGAACCCGTAATTAAAAAAACCGAAATTCATCCGGAAGGCGCAATCTTCGCTCGTGGTGCGTGCGACGACAAAGGTCAAATGTACATGCACGTAAAAGCCTTAGAGCTTATGGTGCAAACCAATACTTTGCCTTGTAATGTAAAATTCATGATTGAAGGCGAAGAAGAAGTAGGTTCAGCAAGTTTGGCCTGGTTTGTAGAACGCAATCAGGAAAAGCTGAAAAACGACGTAATTCTTATTTCAGATACCGGAATGATCTCGAACCAACAACCGTCGATCACGACAGGTTTACGTGGTTTAAGTTATGTAGAGGTTGAGGTTACAGGACCAAACCGTGATTTACACTCTGGTTTATACGGTGGAGCAGTAGCGAACCCAATCAATGTTTTGGCAAAAATGATTGCTTCTTTGCATGACGAAGACAATCATATTACCATTCCTGGTTTCTACGACAAAGTACAGGAATTATCTGCTGAGGAAAGAGCCGAAATGGCAAAAGCGCCTTTTAGCTTAGAAAAATATAAAAAAGCCTTAGACCTAAACGATGTTTACGGCGAAAAAGGATATGTAACCAACGAACGCAACTCAATTCGTCCAACATTAGACGTAAACGGAATCTGGGGCGGATATCAAGGCGAAGGAGCAAAAACGGTTATTGCGAGCAAAGCATTTGCTAAAATCTCAATGCGTTTGGTTCCTAATCAGGATTGGCATGAAATCACAGAATTGTTCACCAAACATTTCACCAGCATTGCACCGTCTGGAGTTACAGTAAAAGTAACGCCGCACCACGGTGGGCAAGGTTATGTTACGCCAATTGACAGTATTGGATACAAAGCGGCAAACAAAGCCTATACCGAAACTTTTGGAGTTCCTGCAATTCCGGTTCGTTCAGGCGGAAGTATCCCAATTGTAGCCTTGTTCGAAAAAGAATTAAAAAGCAAAACCATTCTTATGGGCTTCGGTTTAGATTCTGATGCAATTCACTCACCAAACGAGCATTTCGGAATCTTTAATTTCTTAAAAGGAATCGAGACTATTCCGTTATTTTACAAATATTTCGTAGAGCTTTCTAAGTAA
- a CDS encoding BlaI/MecI/CopY family transcriptional regulator — protein MQLSNSEEQLMEHLWKLEKAFMKDLLEAYPEPKPATTTVATLLKRMIDKKFVAYNEFGNSREYYPLVEKTVYFSKHVNGLISSFFNNSASQFASFFTKETNLSASELEELRKIIDSEIQKKKK, from the coding sequence ATGCAACTATCAAACTCAGAAGAACAATTAATGGAACATCTTTGGAAGCTTGAAAAAGCTTTTATGAAAGATTTGCTCGAAGCGTATCCGGAACCAAAACCCGCAACCACAACCGTGGCAACGCTTTTGAAACGAATGATCGACAAGAAATTCGTAGCCTATAACGAATTCGGAAATTCTCGAGAATATTATCCTTTGGTCGAAAAGACCGTTTATTTCTCGAAACACGTAAACGGATTAATCAGCAGTTTCTTTAATAATTCGGCATCACAATTTGCTTCTTTTTTTACCAAAGAAACCAATTTGTCGGCATCAGAATTAGAAGAACTTAGAAAAATAATCGATTCAGAAATTCAAAAAAAGAAAAAATGA
- a CDS encoding M56 family metallopeptidase, with the protein MILYLLKSGILLLVFYAVYKLWLENEKMFRFNRIYLLGSLVFSFVIPLQLISIASGFSNKIGFIQLEELVIQKSNENAEMISVNDFVFVLIGIVYTFIVLMLTIRLVLNLYSFFKRIKNNQVEFIQGEKIVLIEQPILPHSFWKSIFINKNEFEKGKIPSELIAHEKAHLDQKHTLDILFIEVMQIVFWFNPLLVFYKKAIKLNHEFLADEAVNKQFGSVKSYQNLLLDFASNKNTVALASNINYLITKKRLLMMTKKESPIKIVLKVFSVGVVYALLLFVFSTKATAQKALNKADVKEKDLYVLADVEKLPEFPGGLTKFYKFIGENFKMSAEANKIKIKGKAYMQFIIEKDGTLSDIKTIKDPGYGLGDEAIRVLKLSPKWTAATQEGKAVRVMYSLPITFQSAE; encoded by the coding sequence ATGATACTCTATCTTTTAAAATCAGGAATACTGCTTTTGGTTTTTTATGCAGTATATAAATTGTGGCTTGAAAATGAAAAAATGTTTCGTTTTAATCGCATTTATCTATTGGGAAGTTTGGTTTTTAGTTTCGTGATTCCGTTGCAACTTATTTCGATTGCTTCTGGTTTTTCGAACAAAATTGGATTCATTCAACTTGAAGAATTGGTTATTCAAAAAAGCAATGAAAATGCTGAGATGATTTCAGTAAATGATTTTGTGTTTGTTTTAATTGGAATTGTTTACACCTTTATAGTTTTGATGTTAACGATTCGTCTTGTTCTGAATTTGTATTCATTTTTCAAAAGAATAAAAAATAATCAGGTAGAATTTATACAAGGCGAAAAAATAGTTTTAATCGAGCAACCTATTTTGCCGCACTCTTTTTGGAAATCGATTTTCATCAATAAAAATGAATTCGAAAAAGGTAAAATTCCATCAGAACTAATAGCGCATGAGAAAGCACATTTAGATCAAAAACATACTTTGGATATTCTTTTTATAGAAGTTATGCAAATTGTTTTTTGGTTCAATCCGTTGCTTGTCTTTTACAAAAAAGCAATTAAACTCAATCACGAATTTTTGGCAGATGAAGCCGTGAATAAACAGTTTGGATCTGTAAAAAGTTATCAGAATCTATTATTGGACTTTGCTTCAAATAAAAATACAGTTGCCTTAGCAAGTAATATTAATTATTTAATAACTAAAAAACGTTTACTTATGATGACCAAAAAAGAATCTCCGATTAAAATTGTATTAAAAGTATTTAGTGTAGGTGTAGTTTATGCTTTGTTATTGTTTGTTTTTAGTACAAAAGCAACGGCTCAAAAAGCATTGAACAAAGCTGATGTTAAAGAAAAAGACCTTTATGTACTCGCCGATGTTGAAAAATTACCTGAATTTCCAGGCGGTCTCACAAAATTCTATAAATTTATTGGAGAAAATTTTAAAATGTCTGCAGAAGCTAATAAAATTAAGATCAAAGGAAAGGCTTATATGCAATTCATCATTGAAAAAGACGGAACTTTATCGGATATTAAAACCATAAAAGATCCAGGTTACGGATTAGGCGATGAGGCAATCCGCGTTTTAAAGCTTTCCCCAAAATGGACAGCAGCTACTCAGGAAGGAAAAGCCGTTCGAGTAATGTACAGTTTACCAATTACATTTCAGTCTGCGGAATAG
- a CDS encoding saccharopine dehydrogenase family protein produces the protein MRSILIFGAGRSASSLIRYLLAKSESENLHLVVADLSLALAEKKTQNHPNATPIALNIFETEERKAAIEKASIVISMLPAHLHIEIAKDCIEFKKHLVTASYISDAMQALDEEARKNNLIFMNEIGLDPGIDHMSAMKVIDEIRAQGGNMLLFESFCGGLVAPECDNNLWNYKFTWAPRNVVLAGQGGAAKFIQEGTYKYIPYGTVFRRTEFLEVEGYGKFEAYSNRDSLKYRSIYGLDDILTLYRGTIRRVGYSKAWNMFVQLGMTDDSYIMEDSENMSYRQFVNSFLPYHPTDSVEIKTRLILKIDQDDIMWDKLLELDLFNPDKKVNLPNATPAQILEKILSDSWTLEPNDKDMIVMYHKFGYILNGKKQQIDSKMVCIGDDQTYTAMAKTVGLPVAMATLLILNGKITTPGVQLPIKKEVYQPILKELEEYGVVFNEQNMPYFGYNPDLF, from the coding sequence ATGAGAAGTATTTTAATCTTTGGAGCCGGAAGATCTGCATCGTCGCTGATACGTTATTTATTAGCAAAATCAGAAAGCGAAAACCTACACCTTGTTGTAGCTGACTTGTCTTTGGCTTTGGCCGAAAAAAAGACTCAGAATCATCCTAATGCAACTCCAATTGCTTTAAATATTTTTGAGACCGAAGAAAGAAAAGCAGCAATCGAAAAAGCATCTATTGTAATCTCGATGTTGCCTGCTCATTTGCATATCGAAATCGCCAAAGATTGTATCGAATTCAAAAAACACCTTGTTACAGCATCTTACATTAGTGATGCCATGCAGGCGCTTGACGAAGAAGCCAGGAAAAACAATTTGATTTTCATGAACGAGATTGGTCTTGATCCCGGAATCGATCATATGAGCGCCATGAAAGTTATTGACGAAATTAGGGCGCAAGGTGGCAATATGCTTCTTTTTGAATCATTCTGCGGCGGATTAGTGGCTCCAGAATGCGATAACAATTTATGGAATTACAAATTTACCTGGGCGCCACGAAATGTAGTTCTCGCTGGACAAGGCGGTGCAGCAAAATTTATTCAGGAAGGCACTTATAAATATATCCCGTACGGAACGGTTTTTCGCAGAACCGAATTTCTCGAAGTAGAAGGTTACGGGAAATTCGAAGCGTATTCTAATAGAGATTCGCTTAAATACAGATCGATTTATGGTTTAGATGATATCCTTACTTTATATCGTGGTACTATCAGAAGAGTGGGTTACTCGAAAGCCTGGAATATGTTTGTGCAATTGGGCATGACGGATGATAGTTATATCATGGAAGATTCTGAAAACATGAGTTATCGCCAGTTCGTTAATTCGTTTTTGCCTTATCACCCAACAGATTCTGTAGAAATTAAAACGCGATTGATTTTAAAAATCGATCAGGACGATATTATGTGGGACAAACTTTTGGAACTGGATTTATTCAATCCTGACAAAAAAGTCAATTTACCCAATGCAACTCCAGCCCAAATATTAGAAAAAATATTGTCTGACAGCTGGACATTAGAACCAAATGACAAAGACATGATTGTGATGTATCATAAATTTGGATACATCCTAAATGGCAAAAAACAGCAAATCGATTCGAAAATGGTTTGTATTGGCGACGACCAAACTTATACTGCAATGGCAAAAACCGTTGGATTACCGGTTGCAATGGCAACTTTATTGATTTTGAACGGAAAAATTACAACTCCGGGCGTACAGCTTCCGATAAAAAAAGAAGTATATCAGCCTATTTTAAAAGAGTTAGAAGAATATGGGGTTGTTTTCAACGAACAAAATATGCCCTATTTTGGATATAATCCAGACTTGTTTTAA
- a CDS encoding DUF423 domain-containing protein, producing MKRRIVLAAAFMGMLSIILGAFGAHLLKKYLSIEELNTFEVGVRYQMYHALFLLFLSTRKDIAEKTVKAIYNLVVAGVLLFSGSIYLLATKSLTVFDFKIIVFATPLGGFLLIIAWAVLFVTILKRKS from the coding sequence ATGAAAAGAAGAATTGTTTTAGCAGCAGCTTTTATGGGAATGTTATCAATCATTTTGGGTGCCTTTGGTGCTCATTTACTCAAAAAATATTTATCTATAGAAGAGTTAAATACTTTTGAAGTTGGTGTTCGTTACCAAATGTATCATGCTCTGTTTTTACTTTTTCTTTCGACACGAAAAGATATCGCTGAAAAAACCGTAAAAGCAATCTACAATTTGGTTGTTGCAGGTGTTCTTCTGTTTAGTGGTTCTATCTATTTATTAGCTACTAAAAGTCTTACAGTTTTCGATTTCAAAATTATCGTATTCGCAACTCCTTTGGGTGGTTTTCTATTAATTATTGCTTGGGCGGTGTTATTTGTTACGATTTTGAAGAGAAAATCATAA
- the pckA gene encoding phosphoenolpyruvate carboxykinase (ATP), whose amino-acid sequence MDSHTVFSQSISLNDLGIENAKVRYQLSADELHAITLQSGQGVENSTGALAINTGEFTGRSPQDRFIVKDSITEDKVWWGNVNIPFDPTAFEKLYNKVTQFLSNKEVFVRDSYVCSDPNYRLNVRVVTETAWSNLFCYNMFLRPEESELANFTPEWTVVCAPSFMADPAVDGTRQSNFAILDFTKKIALIGGTGYTGEMKKGIFSALNFILPVFENTLPMHCSANVGEAGDTAIFFGLSGTGKTTLSADPARKLIGDDEHGWTAENTVFNFEGGCYAKVINLTEENEPDIFRAIKKGALLENVVFKPGTNEVDYDDVSITQNTRVSYPITHIDNIQPGSIGHNPKNIFFLTADSFGILPPISKLTPGQAAYHFISGYTAKVAGTEAGVTEPQPNFSACFGAPFMPLHPTRYAEMLTKKMKDADVKVWLINTGWTGGAYGTGTRMKLKYTRAMITAALNGELDNVEYKNHAVFGIAKPQSCPNVPTEILNPRNTWEDPELYDKKALELAQKFKANFAKFEEFANAEILAGAPITE is encoded by the coding sequence ATGGACAGTCACACAGTTTTCTCGCAATCGATTTCGTTAAATGACTTAGGAATTGAAAATGCAAAAGTTCGTTACCAATTATCTGCTGATGAATTGCATGCGATCACTTTGCAATCAGGCCAAGGTGTCGAGAATTCTACAGGCGCATTGGCAATTAATACAGGTGAATTTACAGGGCGTTCTCCGCAGGATCGTTTTATTGTAAAAGATAGTATTACAGAGGATAAAGTTTGGTGGGGAAATGTAAATATTCCTTTTGACCCAACAGCTTTTGAAAAATTGTATAATAAGGTAACTCAGTTTTTATCAAACAAAGAAGTTTTCGTTCGCGATTCTTATGTTTGTTCTGATCCTAATTATAGATTAAATGTTCGTGTTGTTACAGAAACGGCCTGGTCGAATTTGTTTTGCTACAATATGTTCTTAAGACCAGAAGAATCTGAACTTGCAAATTTTACTCCGGAATGGACAGTAGTTTGTGCTCCAAGTTTTATGGCAGATCCTGCTGTAGACGGTACACGCCAGTCTAATTTTGCTATTTTAGATTTTACTAAAAAAATAGCACTTATTGGAGGAACGGGTTATACAGGAGAAATGAAAAAAGGGATTTTCTCTGCTTTAAACTTCATCTTACCGGTTTTCGAAAATACATTACCAATGCATTGCAGTGCCAATGTGGGTGAAGCCGGAGATACTGCTATTTTCTTTGGATTATCAGGAACAGGAAAAACAACTTTATCAGCAGATCCTGCCCGTAAGTTAATTGGAGACGATGAACACGGCTGGACAGCAGAAAATACGGTTTTTAATTTTGAAGGAGGTTGCTACGCAAAAGTGATCAATTTAACCGAAGAAAACGAACCGGACATTTTTAGAGCGATCAAAAAAGGAGCGTTGTTAGAAAATGTGGTTTTCAAACCGGGAACAAACGAAGTAGATTATGATGATGTTTCCATCACTCAAAATACACGTGTAAGTTACCCAATAACACATATCGATAATATTCAGCCTGGTTCTATCGGGCACAATCCTAAAAATATATTTTTCTTAACGGCAGATTCTTTCGGAATTTTGCCTCCAATCTCAAAATTAACTCCGGGTCAGGCGGCGTACCATTTTATCTCAGGATATACAGCAAAAGTTGCAGGAACAGAGGCAGGAGTTACAGAACCACAACCTAATTTCTCGGCTTGTTTTGGAGCACCATTTATGCCATTACACCCAACACGTTATGCCGAAATGCTAACCAAGAAAATGAAAGACGCAGACGTAAAAGTTTGGTTGATCAATACAGGTTGGACAGGCGGAGCATACGGAACAGGAACGCGTATGAAACTAAAATATACCCGTGCCATGATTACCGCTGCATTAAACGGAGAATTGGACAATGTAGAATATAAAAATCATGCAGTATTTGGAATCGCAAAACCACAATCTTGCCCTAACGTTCCAACTGAAATTTTAAATCCTAGAAATACTTGGGAAGATCCTGAGTTATACGATAAAAAAGCATTAGAATTAGCGCAGAAATTCAAAGCGAATTTCGCCAAATTTGAAGAGTTTGCCAATGCTGAAATTTTAGCCGGCGCACCGATTACAGAATAA
- a CDS encoding phytase — MKNKSIIAFLLLSTLFIACKDDKLAPIAANAVKPTVVTEALPHDTDDPSIWIHPTDASKSIIVGTDKDTDGGLYAFDLKGKTVAKSEVLKRPNNVDIAYGLVIDGKKVDVAVTTERESNKIRIFSLPDLKAIDNGGISVFDGEELRDPMGIALYTRKSDGKIFAVVGRKSGPSGSYLWQYELSGNGKFATAKVVRKFGAYSGKKEIEAIAVDNELGTILYCDEQFGIRKYKADPALNDNKEMALFGKTGFKADNEGIAIYKKTDSTGYILVSNQQANTFMVYPREGAKGNPNDYPLLAEIPTSTIECDGADVTSVNLGGNFKNGLFVAMSNGMTFHYYAWDLMQKRIDAKK, encoded by the coding sequence ATGAAAAATAAATCCATAATAGCATTTTTACTTTTAAGTACTTTATTCATAGCTTGTAAAGATGATAAACTTGCTCCAATTGCTGCAAATGCAGTAAAACCAACCGTTGTTACCGAAGCTTTACCTCACGACACAGACGATCCTTCGATCTGGATTCATCCAACAGATGCTTCTAAAAGTATTATTGTAGGAACAGATAAAGATACCGATGGTGGTTTGTATGCTTTTGATTTAAAAGGGAAAACCGTTGCAAAATCAGAAGTTTTAAAACGCCCGAATAATGTTGATATCGCTTACGGTTTAGTAATCGACGGAAAAAAAGTTGACGTTGCCGTAACCACAGAACGCGAATCAAACAAAATAAGAATCTTTAGTTTGCCAGATCTAAAAGCAATTGATAACGGCGGAATTTCTGTTTTTGATGGAGAAGAATTACGTGACCCCATGGGAATTGCTTTGTACACAAGAAAAAGCGATGGAAAAATATTTGCTGTCGTAGGCAGAAAATCAGGACCATCAGGAAGTTATTTATGGCAATATGAACTTTCAGGAAACGGGAAATTTGCTACAGCAAAAGTGGTTAGAAAATTTGGCGCTTATAGCGGAAAGAAAGAAATCGAAGCGATTGCGGTTGATAATGAATTGGGAACAATTTTATATTGCGACGAACAATTCGGAATCAGAAAATACAAAGCCGATCCTGCTTTAAACGATAATAAAGAAATGGCTCTTTTTGGAAAAACTGGTTTTAAAGCCGATAATGAGGGAATTGCCATTTACAAAAAAACAGATTCTACTGGATATATTTTAGTATCGAACCAGCAAGCAAATACTTTTATGGTCTATCCAAGAGAAGGTGCAAAAGGTAATCCGAACGATTATCCTTTGTTAGCAGAAATTCCAACATCAACAATAGAATGCGATGGTGCCGATGTTACCAGCGTAAATTTAGGAGGAAACTTCAAAAACGGACTTTTCGTAGCCATGAGCAACGGAATGACTTTTCATTATTACGCCTGGGATTTAATGCAAAAACGTATCGACGCTAAGAAATAG
- a CDS encoding TonB-dependent receptor: MKKIYLVVTFMLLAFSGYAQKAIISGKILDIDDKLPLPGAMIQIVGENKYTVSDYNGRFELLNINVGTYKVEVKYIGYTAITQEITVEQGKNNVIDFALKTSGTELNEVVVGDILKGQAKALNQQKNSKNIGNIISSDQMGRFPDANVGDALKRVPGITMQNDQGEARNIIIRGLAPSLNSVTLNGDRIPSAEGDNRNVQMDLIPSDMISTIEVNKTLTSDMDADAIGGSVNLVTRATPNGERISATVAGGYMPIREHATYTAGLVYGNRFLDNKLGAVFSGSYNNVNYGSDNIENEWVKDEFGNEYLQASEIRKYDVQRIRRSGSVALDYKFDENNTIFANAIYNWRDDRENRFRTTYDDIEPIYNGEQITGFEGRVKRQTKGGVDNDRNKNRRLEDQRVQNYSIRGEHLINSKLDLDWSANYAKAREYRPQERYIEYRQKGLEMMEDLSDIRFPLMTTVGESTDEFKFDSVTENTDETSESEFGAKVNIRFPFSIIPSEKGRLRTGLRLRLKEKERNNMFYSYEPINDGIELLSEVPNSYYDGKNFNPGSKYVPGAFASASFLGSLDLNNSTLFDKTSDPAEYLAVNYNAKESIYAAYVRWDQDFNDKLSMVLGFRVENTHIDYTGNRVLDEEELESQINTKNSYTNLLPSISLQYNATKDLVLRAAVTTALARPNYYALAPYVNNIAADKEITAGNPDLEATYSYNYDFMAENYFKSVGLISGGVFYKKLDNFIYNYSDNQYDAAKFAADFPNQTNPIPAGENWSFLQSRNGDTVDVYGFEVAFQRQLDFLPGKFLKGFGIYLNYTYTKSKAKGIADEDGNERNNISLPGTTPHMFNGSLSWENKRFSARVSTNFTSDYLDELGSESYKDSYYDKQFFLDANASYKITPKLRLFAEANNLTNQPLRYYQGVEAHTKQAEYYQARYNFGLKLDL, translated from the coding sequence ATGAAAAAAATTTATTTAGTAGTAACATTCATGCTATTAGCCTTTTCGGGTTATGCCCAAAAAGCCATAATTTCAGGAAAAATTTTAGATATTGATGACAAGCTTCCTTTACCGGGAGCCATGATTCAAATTGTTGGTGAAAACAAATACACGGTTTCAGATTACAACGGTCGTTTTGAATTATTAAACATCAATGTTGGAACGTATAAAGTAGAAGTAAAATATATAGGATATACCGCCATTACACAGGAAATCACTGTAGAACAAGGCAAGAATAACGTGATCGATTTTGCTCTTAAAACTTCAGGAACTGAATTGAACGAAGTGGTTGTTGGAGACATCCTGAAAGGTCAGGCCAAAGCGTTGAACCAGCAAAAAAACAGTAAAAATATCGGAAACATCATTTCATCTGATCAAATGGGTCGTTTTCCGGATGCTAACGTTGGAGACGCTTTAAAACGTGTTCCGGGTATCACTATGCAAAATGATCAGGGTGAAGCGCGTAACATTATTATTAGAGGTTTGGCTCCGTCTTTGAACTCGGTAACTTTAAATGGTGACCGAATTCCATCTGCAGAAGGAGACAACAGAAACGTTCAAATGGATTTAATTCCGTCTGATATGATTTCGACTATCGAAGTAAACAAAACACTGACTTCAGACATGGATGCTGATGCAATTGGAGGTTCTGTAAATTTAGTAACCAGAGCGACTCCAAATGGCGAAAGAATCTCTGCAACGGTTGCGGGTGGTTATATGCCAATTCGTGAGCACGCTACTTATACAGCTGGATTAGTGTACGGAAATCGTTTTTTAGATAATAAATTGGGAGCAGTTTTTAGCGGATCGTATAATAACGTAAACTACGGTTCTGATAATATCGAAAACGAATGGGTAAAAGATGAATTCGGGAATGAATATCTGCAAGCTTCAGAAATTAGAAAATATGATGTACAGCGTATTCGCCGTAGCGGATCTGTAGCTTTAGATTATAAATTTGACGAAAATAATACCATTTTTGCCAATGCCATTTATAACTGGAGAGACGACAGAGAAAACCGTTTTAGAACTACTTATGATGATATCGAACCTATTTATAATGGTGAACAAATTACAGGTTTTGAAGGTCGTGTAAAACGTCAGACAAAAGGTGGAGTTGATAATGATCGTAATAAAAACAGAAGATTAGAAGATCAACGTGTTCAGAATTATTCTATTCGAGGAGAACATTTAATCAACTCTAAATTAGATTTAGACTGGTCAGCGAATTATGCAAAAGCAAGAGAATATCGTCCACAGGAACGTTACATCGAATACCGTCAGAAAGGTCTTGAAATGATGGAAGATTTATCTGATATCAGATTTCCGCTAATGACAACTGTTGGAGAATCTACAGATGAATTCAAATTTGACTCCGTTACAGAAAACACAGATGAAACGAGCGAAAGCGAATTTGGCGCAAAAGTTAATATTCGTTTTCCTTTCAGCATTATTCCATCTGAAAAAGGAAGATTAAGAACAGGACTTAGACTTCGATTGAAAGAAAAAGAAAGAAATAATATGTTCTATTCTTACGAGCCAATCAACGACGGAATCGAATTATTATCTGAAGTTCCAAACAGTTATTATGATGGAAAAAACTTTAATCCTGGTAGCAAATATGTTCCCGGAGCTTTCGCTTCTGCAAGCTTTTTAGGAAGTTTAGATTTAAACAATTCAACGCTATTTGATAAAACATCAGATCCTGCAGAATATTTAGCGGTTAATTATAATGCAAAAGAAAGTATTTATGCTGCCTATGTAAGATGGGATCAGGATTTTAACGATAAGCTATCTATGGTTTTAGGTTTCAGAGTCGAAAACACTCATATTGATTACACCGGAAACCGCGTTTTAGATGAAGAAGAATTAGAAAGCCAAATCAACACAAAAAACTCTTATACTAATTTATTACCAAGTATCTCTTTGCAATATAATGCTACAAAAGATTTAGTTTTAAGAGCCGCTGTTACAACCGCTTTGGCAAGACCTAACTATTATGCATTAGCTCCTTATGTAAACAATATTGCTGCTGATAAAGAAATCACTGCAGGAAATCCTGATCTTGAGGCCACTTACTCTTACAACTATGATTTCATGGCCGAGAATTATTTCAAATCTGTTGGTTTAATTTCTGGAGGAGTTTTCTACAAAAAATTAGATAATTTCATTTACAATTATAGCGACAATCAATACGATGCCGCGAAATTTGCTGCTGATTTTCCTAACCAAACCAACCCAATTCCGGCAGGAGAAAACTGGTCATTTTTACAATCAAGAAACGGAGATACAGTTGACGTTTATGGTTTCGAAGTTGCTTTTCAACGTCAGTTAGATTTCCTTCCGGGGAAATTCCTTAAAGGATTTGGTATCTATTTGAATTACACTTACACAAAATCTAAAGCAAAAGGAATTGCTGACGAAGACGGAAACGAGAGAAACAACATAAGTCTTCCGGGAACAACGCCACATATGTTTAATGGATCTTTATCTTGGGAAAACAAACGTTTTTCTGCCAGAGTTTCGACCAATTTCACTTCAGATTATTTAGATGAATTGGGTTCAGAATCTTATAAAGACAGTTACTACGACAAACAATTTTTCTTAGATGCTAATGCTTCTTACAAGATTACACCAAAACTTCGTCTTTTTGCCGAAGCCAACAATTTAACTAACCAGCCTTTACGCTACTATCAAGGAGTTGAGGCGCATACCAAACAAGCAGAGTACTATCAGGCCCGATATAATTTTGGTTTGAAACTTGACTTGTAA